The Plectropomus leopardus isolate mb chromosome 2, YSFRI_Pleo_2.0, whole genome shotgun sequence genome has a window encoding:
- the timm17a gene encoding mitochondrial import inner membrane translocase subunit Tim17-A gives MEEYAREPCPWRIVDDCGGAFTMGAIGGGIFQAVKGFRNAPSGMSHRMRGSLTAIKTRAPQLGGSFAVWGGLFSMIDCGLVKVRGKEDPWNSITSGAMTGAILAARNGPVAMVGSAAMGGILLALIEGAGILLTRFASSQFPTGPQFAEEPAPAPMPTPSFGDYRQYQ, from the exons ATGGAGGAATATGCCAGAGAGCCATG CCCCTGGAGGATTGTTGACGACTGTGGAGGAGCCTTCACCATGGGAGCTATTGGTGGAGGAATATTTCAGGCAGTAAAAGGCTTCAGAAATGCACCCTCA GGAATGAGCCACAGAATGAGAGGTAGCTTGACTGCCATCAAGACCAGAGCCCCACAGCTTGGAG GAAGCTTTGCAGTTTGGGGAGGCCTCTTCTCCATGATTGACTGTGGTTTAGTAAAAGTACGAGGGAAGGAGGATCCCTGGAACTCAATCACAAGCGGGGCCATGACTGGAGCGATCCTCGCTGCAAGAA ATGGACCAGTGGCCATGGTCGGCTCTGCAGCCATGGGAGGTATCCTGCTGGCGTTGATAGAGGGCGCTGGAATCCTGCTTACTAGGTTTGCTTCTTCACAGTTCCCAACTG GGCCTCAGTTTGCAGAAGAACCCGCCCCTGCTCCCATGCCCACCCCTTCATTTGGAGACTACCGACAATACCAGTGa
- the LOC121949915 gene encoding leiomodin-1-like, which produces MSRRKVRGLTRTGRQVSEDPDLDNLLSTLSPEEVEELEKDMMKVPDLKPEDGKIIVQGESQAAQPPTSNNVQDAKLDGGRESDRKGRLSEREKSFEGEAKKESRKQEYLRKMGLSQEGNDDVTVGLRRQASISGEKDIKRDDRNSKGSESSREERSRLSSRFRKQEGRESDVKEEAKEKLEDNKIRDRRENRESTGNKTKDMISKLQEKKDDSKDKKEDSRRRDEGKTKDIISKFKEKQEKDVSKEKERRSESFRTQGLVSKMLEKQSKVQESLSSEGKSEERKPKAEEKKVEDKKPDVKLERQLSERGEVQVKHDKAKKRTDREELVNHSDHVKEKENKVEEKKEKEESKTKVKKTEKNEKLGNCVAKNTPNSKMEEEEDEDSSMFDELMEQVRSNDPSLVELNVNNSEVIKTKTLIEFAEALHKNTHVKKFALANCRADDHVAYAIAGMLRTNKTIISINVDSNHLTGKGILALIQALAHNSTLTELRFQNQRHICGGKTEMEMIKILKENTTLLKLGYHFELAGPRMTTTNILSRNMDRQRQKRLQEQKQAQANGEKKGALEVPKVGGGGSLRNSPKASPKPSPIPSPMPSPKLTPKKGAGGPPPPPPPPGGGPPPPPPPMLDVDTLRNSLTPVSQRKLDGKSPGGSKNSRDQLLASIRGSDKKQLKKVPVPKWLQ; this is translated from the exons ATGTCCAGGAGAAAGGTGAGAGGCCTGACCCGTACAGGCCGTCAGGTCAGCGAGGACCCAGATCTGGACAACCTGCTGTCCACCCTCTCCCccgaggaggtggaggagctggagaaggaCATGATGAAAGTGCCGGACCTGAAGCCAGAGGATGGGAAGATCATCGTGCAAGGGGAGAGCCAAGCTGCGCAGCCACCTACGAGCAACAATGTCCAGGATGCTAAACTGGACGGAGGACGGGAGAGTGACCGTAAAGGGCGGCTCAGTGAGAGGGAGAAATCGTTTGAG GGTGAGGCAAAAAAGGAGAGTCGGAAGCAGGAATATCTGAGAAAGATGGGCCTGAGTCAGGAGGGAAATGACGACGTGACAGTCGGTCTGAGAAGACAAGCGAGTATCTCAGGTGAAAAAGATATTAAGAGGGACGACAGAAACAGCAAAGGTTCCGAAAGTTCAAGAGAGGAGCGGAGTCGGCTTTCGAGCAGATTCAGGAAGCAGGAAGGCAGAGAAAGTGACGTGAAAGAGGAGGCTAAAGAAAAACTTGAGGACAATAAGATaagagacaggagagaaaacCGAGAGAGCACAGGGAACAAAACAAAGGATATGATCTCTAAGTTACAGGAAAAGAAGGACGACAGCAAAGACAAGAAAGAAGACAGCAGGAGAAGAGATGAGGGCAAAACCAAAGACATTATCTCAAAGTTTAaggagaaacaagaaaaagatgtgagcaaggaaaaggagagaagatCAGAAAGTTTTAGGACGCAAGGACTCGTCTCAAAGATGTTGGAGAAGCAGAGCAAGGTACAAGAAAGCCTGTCTTCGGAGGGTAAATCTGAAGAGAGAAAGCCCAAAGCCgaagagaaaaaagttgaaGATAAAAAACCTGACGTGAAACTTGAGCGACAGCTGTCAGAGAGGGGCGAGGTGCAGGTGAAACATGACAAGGCAAAGAAAAGAACAGATAGAGAAGAGCTGGTTAACCATAGCGACCACgtgaaagagaaggagaataaagtagaggagaaaaaggaaaaagaggagagtaaaacaaaagttaaaaaaacagagaaaaatgagaaacttggcaactgtgtggccaaaaacaccccaaacagcaagatggaagaggaggaggatgaagactCGAGCATGTTTGATGAGCTCATGGAACAGGTTCGCAGCAACGACCCCTCCCTTGTTGAGCTCAACGTCAACAACTCGGAGGTCATCAAGACAAAAACGCTCATCGAGTTTGCGGAGGCTTTGCACAAAAACACCCACGTTAAGAAGTTTGCTTTGGCTAACTGTCGCGCGGACGACCACGTGGCTTACGCCATTGCGGGCATGCTACGCACTAACAAAACGATCATCAGCATCAACGTGGACTCCAACCATCTCACCGGCAAAGGCATCCTGGCTCTGATCCAGGCGCTGGCACACAACTCCACACTTACTGAGCTTCGTTTTCAAAACCAGCGTCACATCTGCGGTGGGAAGACCGAGATGGAGATGATTAAGATCCTGAAAGAGAACACCACACTGCTCAAACTGGGCTACCACTTTGAGTTAGCCGGACCCAGAATGACCACGACAAACATCCTGAGTCGCAACATGGACCGACAGAGGCAGAAGCGCCTACAGGAGCAGAAGCAGGCCCAAGCCAACGGCGAGAAGAAGGGGGCGCTGGAGGTACCCAAGGTGGGCGGCGGAGGGTCTCTTAGAAACTCGCCCAAAGCTTCACCTAAACCTTCACCCATACCGTCACCAATGCCATCACCAAAGCTGACTCCTAAAAAAGGAGCTGGAGGTCCACCACCGCCTCCGCCTCCTCCTGGGGGTGGACCGCCACCTCCCCCGCCTCCCATGCTGGATGTTGACACCCTGAGGAACTCTCTGACCCCGGTGTCGCAGAGGAAGCTGGATGGGAAAAGCCCAGGCGGTAGTAAGAACTCAAGGGACCAACTGCTTGCCTCGATCAGAGGAAGCGACAAGAAACAACTCAAGAAG GTGCCTGTGCCAAAGTGGTTGCAGTAA
- the shisa4 gene encoding protein shisa-4, protein MSFPPGNMSPIASALALLAVVLCTSQVSGNEDCLWYVDKNGTWHNGFDCPLITFCCGNCHRRYCCLDAFKMITEREQKRCMLFQFSPTTLAGIASSILLFVAIIATMVCCFMCSCCYLYQRRQQRGRTPYDVQQIPMASYPVEPMYDAYGKPLGPSEYPHAGYPMAPQYPGMPPQYPVMQPGPYPPHLMDPAYSQAPPPYSPPQYPGH, encoded by the exons ATGTCATTTCCACCGGGCAACATGTCCCCCATCGCGTCGGCTTTGGCGCTGCTCGCCGTCGTCCTCTGCACTTCTCAGG tCAGTGGGAACGAGGACTGTCTGTGGTACGTGGATAAAAATGGCACCTGGCACAACGGCTTCGACTGCCCTCTCATCACGTTCTGCTGTGGGAACTGCCACCGGCGCTACTGCTGCCTGGACGCCTTCAAGATGATCACAGAGAGGGAGCAGAAGCGCTGCATGCTCTTCCAGTTCAG CCCCACCACTTTAGCCGGCATcgcctcctccatcctcctgtTTGTGGCGATCATTGCGACCATGGTGTGCTGCTTCATGTGCTCCTGCTGTTACCTCTACCAGAGACGGCAGCAGAGGGGCAGGACACCTTATGATG TCCAGCAGATCCCCATGGCCAGCTATCCAGTGGAGCCCATGTATGACGCTTACGGGAAACCACTGGGGCCCTCTGAGTATCCACACGCAGGTTATCCAATGGCGCCGCAGTACCCGGGCATGCCCCCACAGTACCCGGTGATGCAGCCTGGACCTTATCCACCACACCTGATGGACCCTGCATACAGCCAGG CCCCTCCACCTTATTCTCCACCTCAGTATCCTGGTCATTGA